The following proteins come from a genomic window of Geminicoccaceae bacterium SCSIO 64248:
- a CDS encoding ABC transporter ATP-binding protein gives MSKAADIELIGLTKRYGGTTAVDSITLKIPAGTYCCLLGPSGCGKSSTLRMIAGHESATEGDIRLGDDVITDLPPAKRQTAMMFQSYALFPHLDLAENVAFSLKMRGVGKQDRRAKAMDLLRLVGLDRYADRKPAQLSGGQQQRVALARALITDPAALLLDEPLSALDPFLRVKMREELKIMQTRLGISFIHVTHGQDEAMALADLVVVMNEGRIEQAASPREVFNQPSTPFVARFIGGHNVIGGRIATVENGHVRFETTNGAILTAPAHAGAEAGAPITVAVRADRVRLADPGTAGLGLRAEVRAIEYHGARVQISCTAPGIEDLTVQVPEGDYYDAPLSIGAAAPLAWTLRDVHVLDTAANA, from the coding sequence TTGTCGAAGGCGGCCGACATCGAGCTGATCGGGCTCACGAAGCGATATGGCGGCACGACGGCCGTCGATTCCATCACGCTGAAGATCCCGGCCGGCACCTATTGCTGCCTGCTCGGCCCATCCGGCTGCGGTAAGAGCTCGACCCTGCGCATGATCGCGGGGCACGAGAGCGCCACCGAAGGCGACATCCGCCTGGGCGACGACGTGATCACCGATCTGCCGCCGGCCAAGCGCCAGACCGCGATGATGTTCCAGAGCTACGCCCTGTTCCCGCATCTCGATCTGGCGGAGAACGTTGCCTTCAGCCTCAAGATGCGCGGCGTCGGCAAGCAGGATCGGCGCGCGAAGGCGATGGACCTGCTCCGTCTCGTCGGGCTCGACCGCTACGCCGACCGCAAGCCCGCGCAGCTCTCCGGCGGCCAGCAGCAGCGTGTCGCGCTCGCGCGCGCCCTGATCACCGATCCCGCCGCCCTGCTGCTCGACGAGCCGCTTTCCGCCCTCGATCCGTTCCTGCGCGTCAAGATGCGCGAGGAGCTGAAGATCATGCAGACCCGGCTCGGCATCAGCTTCATCCACGTGACGCACGGCCAGGACGAGGCCATGGCGCTGGCCGACCTCGTCGTCGTGATGAACGAGGGCCGCATCGAGCAGGCCGCGTCGCCGCGCGAGGTCTTCAACCAGCCCAGCACGCCGTTCGTGGCCCGCTTCATCGGCGGCCACAACGTCATCGGCGGCCGCATCGCCACCGTCGAGAACGGCCATGTCCGCTTCGAGACGACGAACGGCGCGATCCTGACCGCGCCTGCCCATGCCGGTGCCGAGGCCGGCGCGCCGATCACCGTCGCCGTGCGGGCCGACCGGGTGCGTCTCGCCGATCCGGGCACCGCGGGCCTCGGCCTGCGCGCCGAGGTTCGCGCCATCGAGTATCACGGCGCACGCGTTCAGATCTCCTGCACTGCGCCCGGCATCGAGGACCTGACCGTCCAGGTGCCCGAAGGCGACTACTACGACGCGCCCCTCTCGATCGGGGCCGCCGCCCCGCTCGCCTGGACCCTGCGCGACGTGCACGTGCTCGATACCGCCGCGAACGCCTGA
- a CDS encoding PotD/PotF family extracellular solute-binding protein, with the protein MTTESHPERPSVSSGDKTGLSRRAVLKGTAAVGGALVGSGLIDGFPTIWAQNIQNVTLRQVGTGVSALNPIAEKVKEDLGFTLQLTALDSDAVTQRAVTQPDSYDIADIEYWICKKVFPAGVLQPMDVSRIKLYDKIVPIFTTGRLTPESPIAQGTAPHTVGFVEDEESTEFASEPTGWMTLIPTIYNADTLGIRPDLVGRPITNWKDLMDPAFKGKASILNVPSIGIMDAAMVCESMGTLTYGDKGNMTQEEIDATIDFLIEAKQAGQFRALWKTFDESVNLMASGEVVIQSMWSPAVAAVRSRGVPCVYQPLAEGYRSWGGGIGIASSLSGLELDAAYEYINWYLSGWCGAYLNRQGYYSAVLDTAKENMSADEWGFWMEGKPAEGDVLSPDGKVMEKAGTVRDGGSFYERMGKVACWNAVMDEDRYMVRRWNEFVAA; encoded by the coding sequence ATGACCACCGAATCCCACCCCGAGAGGCCGTCCGTGTCGTCCGGCGACAAGACCGGCCTTTCGCGTCGCGCCGTGCTCAAGGGCACGGCGGCTGTGGGCGGCGCCCTGGTCGGCTCCGGCCTGATCGACGGCTTTCCCACGATCTGGGCGCAGAACATCCAGAACGTCACCTTGCGCCAGGTCGGCACGGGCGTGAGCGCGCTGAATCCGATCGCCGAGAAGGTCAAGGAGGATCTGGGCTTCACGCTGCAGCTGACCGCGCTCGATTCCGATGCCGTCACGCAGCGCGCCGTGACCCAGCCTGACAGCTACGACATCGCGGACATCGAGTACTGGATCTGCAAGAAGGTCTTCCCGGCGGGCGTGCTCCAGCCGATGGATGTCAGCCGGATCAAGCTCTACGACAAGATCGTGCCGATCTTCACGACCGGCCGGCTGACGCCGGAATCGCCGATCGCCCAGGGAACGGCGCCGCATACCGTTGGCTTCGTCGAGGACGAGGAGTCCACCGAGTTCGCCAGCGAGCCGACCGGCTGGATGACCCTGATCCCCACCATCTACAACGCGGACACGCTGGGCATCCGCCCGGATCTCGTCGGCCGGCCGATCACGAACTGGAAGGACCTGATGGACCCGGCCTTCAAGGGCAAGGCCTCGATCCTGAACGTGCCGTCGATCGGCATCATGGACGCGGCCATGGTCTGCGAGTCGATGGGCACGCTGACCTACGGCGACAAGGGCAACATGACCCAGGAGGAGATCGACGCCACGATCGACTTCCTGATCGAGGCCAAGCAGGCAGGCCAGTTCCGGGCCCTGTGGAAGACCTTCGACGAGTCCGTCAACCTCATGGCGTCCGGCGAAGTCGTCATCCAGTCGATGTGGTCGCCGGCCGTGGCCGCTGTGCGCTCGCGCGGCGTGCCCTGCGTCTACCAGCCGCTCGCCGAGGGCTACCGCTCCTGGGGCGGCGGCATCGGCATCGCGAGCAGCCTGTCCGGCCTCGAGCTCGACGCCGCGTACGAATACATCAACTGGTACCTGTCCGGCTGGTGCGGCGCCTACCTGAACCGCCAGGGCTACTACAGCGCGGTGCTCGACACGGCCAAGGAGAACATGTCGGCCGACGAATGGGGCTTCTGGATGGAGGGCAAGCCCGCTGAGGGCGACGTCCTCAGCCCGGACGGCAAGGTCATGGAGAAGGCCGGCACCGTGCGCGACGGCGGCAGCTTCTACGAGCGCATGGGCAAGGTCGCCTGCTGGAACGCCGTCATGGACGAGGACCGCTACATGGTCCGCCGCTGGAACGAGTTCGTCGCGGCATGA
- a CDS encoding ABC transporter permease, whose protein sequence is MSASIVTEGRAAGAIDPARAVTKRRRAEIGGPLTVLAPYLQAAPLFLILLAFLVVPIATIVMVSFWDYDSVMIYPDFVTFNYGEVFGSWVTWRTYLNTFKFTVIVWALTVTIGFWVAYFLAFHVRSAAVQMILFIVCTIPFLTSNIIRMISWIPFLGRNGIINSALVGAGIIEQPLEFLLFSDFAVVLAMVHLYTLFMVVPIFNTMMRIDRALIEAARDAGASGWQIITNVIIPLAKPGIAIGSIFVVTLVMGDFTTVRFMSGGQSASVGLLMANQMSLLQYPAAAANAVVLLAIVLLVVGGIMRIVNIRQEL, encoded by the coding sequence ATGAGCGCATCGATCGTGACCGAGGGCAGGGCCGCCGGCGCGATCGATCCGGCGCGCGCCGTGACGAAGCGGCGGCGCGCCGAGATCGGCGGGCCGCTGACCGTCCTCGCTCCCTATCTGCAGGCGGCGCCGCTCTTCCTAATCCTGCTGGCGTTCCTCGTGGTCCCGATCGCCACCATCGTCATGGTGAGCTTCTGGGACTACGATTCGGTCATGATCTATCCCGACTTCGTCACCTTCAACTACGGTGAGGTGTTCGGCTCCTGGGTCACGTGGCGCACCTATCTCAACACCTTCAAGTTCACCGTCATCGTCTGGGCGCTCACGGTCACGATCGGCTTCTGGGTCGCGTATTTCCTCGCCTTTCACGTGCGAAGCGCGGCCGTGCAGATGATCCTGTTCATCGTCTGCACGATCCCGTTCCTGACCTCGAACATCATCCGGATGATCTCCTGGATCCCGTTCCTGGGCCGCAACGGCATCATCAACAGCGCGCTCGTGGGCGCCGGCATCATCGAGCAGCCGCTCGAATTCCTGCTGTTCAGCGACTTCGCCGTCGTGCTCGCCATGGTCCACCTGTACACACTCTTCATGGTGGTTCCGATCTTCAACACCATGATGCGGATCGACCGGGCGCTGATCGAGGCGGCCCGCGACGCCGGCGCCTCGGGCTGGCAGATCATCACCAACGTGATCATCCCGCTCGCCAAGCCCGGCATCGCGATCGGCTCGATCTTCGTCGTCACGCTGGTCATGGGCGATTTCACCACGGTGCGCTTCATGAGCGGCGGCCAGAGCGCGTCGGTCGGCCTGCTCATGGCCAACCAGATGTCGCTCCTGCAATACCCGGCCGCGGCGGCCAACGCGGTCGTGCTGCTGGCGATCGTCCTGCTCGTCGTCGGCGGCATCATGCGCATCGTCAACATCCGCCAGGAGCTGTGA
- a CDS encoding ABC transporter permease: MQGEKRGLSFWILAGFFGLFVLFLYGPLSAIFILSFQGPGGGLTFPMQGASLNWFRELFVAQAVGDLGGSFGRSITLGLMVMAVTVLVSLLAGLAFRRPFWGSAFLFYLTVASLIVPSILMSLGIGLMFNVMGIRAAWWSSAFAAHLTWTLPFGLLIMFAVFNRFNRSYEEAARDLGATPWQTFRYVVLPLVLPSLIGVGLFGFSLSYDEFARTLMTAGSFNTLPLEIYGMTTNVTSPILYALGTLTTVFSLLIVLGALFAIGAVRRRRSRGLLPGG; encoded by the coding sequence ATGCAGGGCGAGAAGCGCGGCCTCTCCTTCTGGATCCTCGCGGGCTTCTTCGGCCTGTTCGTCCTGTTCCTGTACGGGCCGCTCAGCGCCATCTTCATCCTGTCGTTCCAGGGACCGGGCGGCGGCCTGACCTTCCCGATGCAGGGCGCGTCCCTCAACTGGTTCCGCGAGTTGTTCGTCGCGCAGGCGGTGGGCGACCTCGGCGGCTCGTTCGGCCGCTCGATCACGCTGGGGCTCATGGTCATGGCCGTGACCGTGCTGGTCTCGCTGCTCGCAGGCCTCGCCTTCCGCCGCCCGTTTTGGGGATCGGCCTTCCTGTTCTACCTGACGGTCGCCAGCCTGATCGTGCCCTCGATCCTGATGAGCCTGGGCATCGGCCTGATGTTCAACGTCATGGGCATCCGCGCCGCGTGGTGGTCCTCGGCCTTCGCCGCGCACCTGACCTGGACCCTGCCGTTCGGCCTTCTGATCATGTTCGCGGTCTTCAACCGCTTCAATCGGTCCTACGAGGAGGCCGCGCGCGATCTCGGTGCGACGCCCTGGCAGACCTTCCGCTACGTCGTCCTGCCGCTCGTCCTGCCCAGCCTGATCGGTGTCGGACTGTTCGGCTTCTCGCTGTCCTACGACGAGTTCGCGCGCACGCTGATGACCGCCGGGAGCTTCAACACGCTGCCGCTCGAGATCTACGGCATGACGACCAACGTCACGAGCCCGATCCTCTACGCGCTCGGCACGCTGACCACGGTGTTCTCCCTCCTGATCGTCCTGGGCGCCCTGTTCGCCATCGGTGCTGTCCGCCGTCGGCGCTCGCGCGGCCTGCTGCCCGGCGGGTAG
- a CDS encoding PA2169 family four-helix-bundle protein: MATGNEHDIKVLNGLIETTLDSADGYRQAAKDTKNDGFVSLFNQRADERQRVAGELQNEVRKLGGTPEDDGTVLAAAHRVFLNLKNMVTSGDQAIVDTVEDGEDHIKAKYEDALKDEDVTPATQQAITRAYESVRAGHDQMRDLKHSMHGRTS, from the coding sequence ATGGCTACCGGCAACGAGCACGACATCAAGGTCCTGAACGGCCTGATCGAGACGACCCTGGACAGCGCCGACGGCTACCGTCAGGCGGCCAAGGATACGAAGAACGACGGTTTCGTCAGCCTGTTCAACCAGCGCGCCGACGAGCGCCAGCGCGTGGCGGGCGAGTTGCAGAACGAGGTGCGCAAGCTGGGCGGCACGCCGGAGGACGACGGCACCGTGCTGGCAGCGGCGCATCGCGTCTTCCTCAACCTCAAGAACATGGTCACCTCCGGCGACCAGGCGATCGTCGACACGGTCGAGGATGGCGAGGATCACATCAAGGCGAAGTACGAGGATGCCTTGAAAGACGAGGACGTCACGCCCGCGACCCAGCAGGCGATCACGCGCGCCTACGAGTCGGTTCGGGCCGGCCACGACCAGATGCGCGACCTCAAGCATTCGATGCACGGCCGCACCAGCTGA
- a CDS encoding aminotransferase, whose translation MHPLYAEMKTTVFEAMSALARANDAINLGQGFPDDPGPRDVLERAAAAVLDGWNQYPPMMGLPELRQAMTAHYRRFQDLELDWQAETLVTSGATEALAASLFALIEHGDEVVLIQPMYDAYLPLVRRAGGVPRFVTLRPPSWRLDEEALRRAVSPKTRVILVNTPLNPAGRVFSPDECALLGTVAAECDAVVVSDEVWEHVVFAPARHHTLLAVPGLRERCVKIGSAGKIFSLTGWKVGLVAAAPGLLQGIAKAHQFLTFTTPPNLQSAVAYGLGKPDVFFEGLAGGLAAKRDHFAGGLERAGFSVLPCEGTYFLNLDLDASGIALDDLEFCRLMVNEGGVAAIPVSAFYAEQAPSNVVRFCFAKSDATLDAAIERISAFRKRMASALT comes from the coding sequence ATGCACCCGCTCTACGCCGAGATGAAGACCACCGTGTTCGAGGCCATGTCGGCCCTCGCGCGCGCGAACGACGCCATCAATCTCGGCCAGGGCTTTCCCGACGATCCGGGGCCGCGCGACGTGCTCGAGCGCGCCGCCGCCGCCGTCCTGGACGGTTGGAACCAATACCCGCCGATGATGGGCCTGCCCGAGTTGCGTCAGGCGATGACGGCGCATTACCGGCGCTTCCAGGACCTGGAGCTGGACTGGCAGGCGGAGACCCTGGTGACCTCGGGGGCGACCGAAGCGCTCGCCGCTTCGCTCTTCGCCCTGATCGAGCACGGCGACGAGGTCGTGCTGATCCAGCCGATGTACGACGCCTATCTGCCGCTCGTGCGACGTGCCGGCGGCGTGCCGCGCTTCGTGACCCTGCGGCCTCCCTCCTGGCGCCTGGACGAGGAGGCGCTACGCCGGGCCGTCTCGCCCAAGACCCGCGTCATCCTGGTCAACACGCCGCTCAACCCGGCCGGCCGGGTCTTCTCGCCGGACGAGTGCGCGCTTCTCGGCACGGTCGCGGCCGAGTGCGACGCGGTCGTCGTCTCGGATGAGGTCTGGGAGCATGTCGTGTTCGCTCCGGCCAGGCACCACACCCTGCTTGCCGTGCCCGGGTTGCGCGAGCGCTGCGTGAAGATCGGCTCGGCCGGGAAGATCTTCTCGTTGACCGGCTGGAAGGTCGGGCTCGTCGCCGCGGCGCCGGGCCTGCTCCAGGGGATCGCGAAGGCCCATCAGTTCCTGACCTTCACGACGCCGCCCAATCTGCAGAGCGCGGTCGCCTATGGCCTCGGCAAGCCCGACGTCTTTTTCGAGGGGCTGGCCGGCGGTCTGGCCGCGAAGCGCGATCATTTCGCAGGGGGTCTGGAACGCGCCGGGTTCAGCGTCCTGCCGTGCGAGGGCACGTATTTCTTGAACCTCGATCTCGACGCCAGCGGCATCGCCCTCGACGATCTCGAGTTCTGCCGCCTGATGGTGAACGAAGGCGGCGTCGCCGCCATTCCCGTCAGCGCCTTCTATGCCGAGCAGGCACCGAGCAACGTGGTGCGCTTTTGCTTCGCCAAGAGCGACGCGACCCTCGATGCGGCGATCGAGCGGATAAGCGCGTTCCGCAAGCGGATGGCCTCGGCGCTGACGTAA
- a CDS encoding class I SAM-dependent RNA methyltransferase yields MNRRPRPAKRRSTKPKTAQVELEVVRLGHRGDGIAHLEGKPVFVADSLPGERVLARIEAGPDGRRAQPTALLRAVERAEPPCPHYEACGGCRAQHMPEAVYAAWRLDQVKGALAAQGLPAVDVTGPVPTPPHSRRRARLAFRKTGGRTVLGFRARASHRIVDLSLCLILLPELVRLFTPLRDLLGQLACGNEGEIGLTATDAGPDLLLHTAQTPGLADREALAAFAQAHDLARVAWKGPDDPMIEILAERRTPSVDLGGIAAALPPDAFLQASKTAQRLLQERVVDAVRGAARIADLFSGCGTFTLPLAQQGAHVHAVEGSAAMAGSLQGAARLPATGGRVTVETRDLFARPLTPTELGRFDAVVLDPPRAGARAQCEALAASPVRRAVMVSCHPASFARDAAILHKGGWRLAAVDVIDAFLWSDQVELVAAFGRDGEPASEKP; encoded by the coding sequence GTGAACCGACGTCCGCGTCCGGCGAAGCGGAGATCGACGAAGCCCAAGACGGCCCAGGTCGAACTCGAGGTCGTCCGGCTCGGCCATCGGGGCGACGGCATCGCGCATCTCGAGGGCAAGCCGGTCTTCGTCGCCGATAGCCTGCCGGGCGAGCGCGTGCTCGCGCGGATCGAGGCCGGCCCGGACGGAAGACGCGCGCAGCCAACGGCCCTACTCCGGGCGGTCGAGCGCGCGGAGCCGCCCTGCCCCCACTACGAGGCCTGCGGCGGCTGCCGGGCGCAGCACATGCCGGAGGCTGTCTATGCCGCGTGGCGCCTCGACCAGGTGAAGGGCGCCCTGGCCGCGCAGGGCTTGCCTGCCGTCGATGTGACCGGCCCGGTCCCGACGCCGCCGCACAGCCGTCGGCGTGCCCGCCTCGCCTTCCGCAAAACGGGCGGCCGGACGGTGCTCGGTTTCCGGGCGCGGGCAAGCCACAGGATCGTCGACCTGTCCCTTTGCCTGATCCTCCTTCCGGAGCTCGTCCGGCTGTTCACGCCGCTGCGCGACCTGCTTGGCCAGCTCGCCTGCGGCAACGAGGGCGAGATCGGCCTTACCGCGACCGATGCCGGCCCCGATCTTCTGCTTCACACCGCCCAAACGCCCGGCCTCGCCGACCGCGAAGCCCTTGCGGCGTTCGCCCAGGCGCACGACCTCGCGCGCGTGGCGTGGAAGGGACCGGACGATCCGATGATCGAAATCCTGGCCGAGCGGCGGACGCCAAGTGTCGATCTTGGCGGCATTGCCGCCGCCTTGCCGCCCGACGCGTTCCTGCAGGCGTCGAAGACGGCGCAACGTCTCCTGCAGGAGCGCGTGGTCGACGCAGTGCGGGGTGCGGCACGCATTGCCGACCTGTTCTCCGGTTGCGGCACCTTCACCTTGCCCCTCGCCCAGCAAGGCGCGCACGTCCATGCCGTTGAGGGCAGCGCCGCGATGGCAGGCTCCCTCCAGGGAGCAGCCCGCCTTCCCGCGACTGGCGGGCGGGTAACGGTCGAGACGCGCGATCTCTTCGCCCGGCCTTTGACGCCGACAGAGCTGGGCCGGTTCGATGCCGTCGTCCTGGACCCGCCGCGAGCCGGCGCGCGCGCTCAGTGCGAGGCCCTGGCGGCATCGCCCGTCCGGCGCGCGGTCATGGTGTCGTGCCATCCCGCCAGCTTCGCCCGCGACGCCGCCATTCTGCACAAGGGCGGCTGGCGCCTGGCCGCGGTCGACGTGATCGATGCCTTCCTCTGGTCGGACCAGGTCGAGCTGGTCGCGGCTTTCGGACGTGACGGCGAGCCGGCTTCGGAAAAGCCTTGA
- a CDS encoding RluA family pseudouridine synthase, which yields MRLDAFLAGRLPDLSRARLQALLRDGHIRRGADVVAEASARVKAGQRFSVVIPPVAPAKPQGEAIPLHILHEDDHLIVVVKPAGMVVHPAPGHSKGTLVNALIGHCGVSLSGIGGVARPGIVHRLDRDVSGVMVVAKNDGAHRALAGQFTVHSIERVYDAVVWGLPAMDHGVIESLIGRHPRDRQRMAVVGRNGKWARTHYRILEAAGTLATHVRCRLETGRTHQIRVHLSHMGHALVGDSVYGGGRKSRLSDRVKVEITEFGRIALHARVLSFEHPATGERLRFEVAPPEVFDRLFSVLAQEARAATA from the coding sequence ATGCGTCTCGACGCCTTTCTCGCCGGCCGGCTTCCCGACCTGTCGCGTGCACGTCTGCAGGCGCTCCTGCGCGACGGTCACATCCGGCGTGGCGCAGACGTGGTAGCCGAGGCGTCGGCCCGGGTCAAAGCCGGCCAGCGGTTCTCGGTGGTCATCCCGCCGGTCGCGCCGGCCAAGCCCCAGGGCGAGGCGATCCCTCTTCACATCCTGCATGAGGATGACCATCTCATCGTCGTGGTCAAACCCGCCGGCATGGTCGTTCATCCCGCTCCCGGACATTCGAAGGGGACCCTGGTCAACGCGCTGATCGGGCACTGCGGCGTGTCCTTGTCGGGGATCGGCGGCGTCGCGAGGCCGGGCATCGTCCACCGTCTCGACCGGGACGTCTCGGGCGTGATGGTCGTGGCCAAGAACGACGGCGCGCATCGGGCCCTGGCCGGACAGTTCACGGTGCACAGCATCGAGCGCGTCTACGATGCCGTGGTTTGGGGCTTGCCCGCTATGGACCATGGCGTCATCGAAAGCCTGATCGGGCGGCATCCGCGCGACCGCCAGCGCATGGCGGTGGTCGGCCGCAACGGCAAATGGGCGCGGACGCATTATCGCATCCTGGAAGCGGCCGGAACGCTGGCGACCCATGTGCGGTGCCGGCTGGAGACGGGGCGGACACATCAGATCCGCGTCCATCTCAGTCATATGGGCCATGCGCTGGTCGGCGATAGCGTGTATGGTGGCGGACGAAAGTCGCGTTTGTCCGATCGCGTGAAGGTTGAGATAACGGAGTTTGGCCGGATTGCCCTGCACGCGCGGGTGCTCAGCTTCGAGCATCCGGCGACGGGGGAACGCCTGCGCTTCGAGGTCGCGCCGCCCGAGGTTTTCGACAGACTGTTCAGCGTGTTGGCGCAGGAAGCACGAGCCGCGACCGCCTAG
- the rpoH gene encoding RNA polymerase sigma factor RpoH produces MAASNLLTVPSEGSGLARYLDEIRRFPMLEPEEEFMLAKNWRDHEDSAAAHKLVTSHLRLVAKIAMGYRGYGLPMNEIISEGNLGLMQAVKRFDPDRGFRLATYAMWWIRAAIQEYILHSWSLVKMGTTAAQKKLFFNLRRLKGQMQAIDEGDLPPETVKAIAERLDVTENDVIEMNRRLDGPDHSLNATLRSDGETEWMDWLVDHTDSQEAVLAREDELHHRRGLLENAMGTLNDRERHILHERRLAEPPATLEALSEQYGISRERVRQIEVRAFEKLQKAMQSEEARLTEQANAALPPPSTDEAANLQRP; encoded by the coding sequence ATGGCAGCGAGCAATCTTCTGACGGTCCCGTCCGAGGGTTCGGGTCTTGCCAGGTATCTCGATGAGATCCGGCGGTTTCCGATGCTGGAGCCCGAGGAGGAGTTCATGCTCGCCAAGAATTGGCGGGATCATGAGGACTCCGCGGCGGCCCACAAGCTGGTGACCTCGCATCTGCGGCTCGTGGCCAAGATCGCGATGGGCTATCGCGGCTACGGCCTGCCGATGAACGAGATCATCTCGGAGGGCAATCTCGGCCTGATGCAGGCCGTGAAGCGCTTCGATCCCGATCGCGGCTTCCGCTTGGCGACCTACGCCATGTGGTGGATTCGGGCGGCGATCCAGGAATACATCCTGCACTCCTGGTCGCTCGTGAAGATGGGCACCACGGCGGCGCAGAAGAAGCTGTTCTTCAACCTGCGGCGCCTCAAGGGCCAAATGCAGGCGATCGACGAGGGCGATCTCCCGCCCGAGACGGTCAAGGCGATCGCCGAGCGGCTGGACGTCACGGAGAACGATGTCATCGAGATGAACCGTCGTCTCGACGGGCCGGACCACTCGCTGAACGCAACCTTACGCTCCGATGGCGAGACCGAATGGATGGACTGGCTGGTCGATCATACCGACAGCCAGGAGGCGGTGCTGGCGCGGGAGGACGAGCTGCATCATCGTCGCGGCCTGCTCGAGAACGCGATGGGGACGCTCAACGACCGCGAGCGCCACATCCTGCACGAGCGCCGGCTGGCCGAGCCGCCCGCCACCCTCGAGGCCCTGAGCGAGCAGTACGGCATCTCGCGGGAGCGCGTGCGCCAGATCGAGGTGCGGGCGTTCGAGAAGCTGCAAAAGGCGATGCAGTCCGAGGAAGCCCGCCTGACCGAGCAGGCCAACGCCGCCTTGCCGCCGCCGTCGACCGACGAGGCGGCGAACCTGCAGCGTCCCTAG
- a CDS encoding GYF domain-containing protein, translating to MDDPAGSDQRQWRLKHANGGTYGPYSTSELRAFAREGRIRGDSLLAQEGAGDTWRPATSWPDLGLNGGSLTGVPDRAVPPFPDEPARRPVSDPAFAHAVYGLYALGGILPILPLVAAIVGVMIAYVRKDTAIGMELESHYDWQIRTFWWGLVFFLLSFITTPVLIGIPAMAVTWIWFTYRVIKGWVRLMKREPIDDPTGLI from the coding sequence ATGGATGACCCCGCCGGCTCCGACCAACGCCAGTGGCGGCTCAAGCATGCCAATGGCGGAACCTACGGCCCCTACTCGACCAGCGAGCTGCGCGCCTTCGCCCGCGAGGGGCGCATCCGGGGCGACAGCCTGCTGGCGCAGGAGGGCGCCGGGGACACGTGGCGACCAGCCACGTCCTGGCCGGATCTCGGCCTGAACGGCGGCAGCCTGACCGGCGTTCCCGATCGTGCCGTGCCGCCGTTTCCCGACGAGCCGGCGCGACGGCCGGTCTCGGATCCCGCCTTCGCGCACGCCGTCTACGGCCTCTACGCGCTCGGCGGCATCCTGCCGATCCTTCCCCTGGTGGCGGCGATCGTCGGCGTCATGATCGCCTATGTCCGCAAGGACACCGCCATCGGCATGGAGCTGGAGAGCCACTACGACTGGCAGATCCGCACCTTCTGGTGGGGCCTCGTGTTCTTTCTGCTGAGCTTCATCACCACGCCCGTACTGATCGGCATCCCGGCCATGGCGGTGACCTGGATCTGGTTCACGTACCGGGTGATCAAGGGCTGGGTCAGATTGATGAAGCGCGAGCCGATCGACGATCCGACCGGCCTGATCTGA